The proteins below come from a single Ruficoccus amylovorans genomic window:
- a CDS encoding sulfotransferase family protein, whose product MHLADLPVEDSPSLLDEHGPVFILGCPRSGTTFLSSCVAAIPGVREFVGVLAPPRMMHLIGSGVSTPIREELLSCVRDIFWQAFWRRVYFRGEKLSLLVERSIGTREFLEKPDMDGKIFCYKEPFLCFAAEHFATHFPKSKFIHIIRDGRDNADSMVRTYGEALSDDVLASDQLSYNKVSEIGTWRRIDGFNFPWWLPEAEETAFRQMSKYGRYVRLWKEMTLRCRALGKTLPPERYYEVKYDEFVKEPVAQGNRIREFLGHPDSAQFQKRLNKAFTKSTGISGRNQPPEQLAEALAIAGDLLAELGYCEPDGQVGA is encoded by the coding sequence ATGCACCTGGCCGACCTCCCCGTAGAAGATTCCCCGAGCCTGCTCGATGAGCACGGTCCGGTTTTTATCCTCGGCTGTCCCCGTTCGGGGACGACCTTCCTGTCGAGTTGTGTGGCGGCGATTCCCGGTGTGAGAGAATTTGTCGGGGTACTGGCCCCCCCGCGCATGATGCACCTGATCGGTTCCGGCGTGTCCACGCCCATTCGCGAAGAGTTGCTCTCGTGCGTGCGGGATATTTTCTGGCAGGCGTTCTGGCGGCGTGTTTATTTTCGCGGGGAAAAGCTTTCCCTACTGGTCGAGCGCAGTATCGGCACCCGTGAGTTTCTGGAAAAACCGGACATGGACGGGAAAATCTTCTGTTACAAGGAGCCGTTCCTGTGCTTCGCGGCGGAGCACTTCGCGACGCATTTCCCGAAATCGAAATTTATCCACATTATCCGCGACGGACGCGACAACGCCGACTCTATGGTGCGCACCTACGGCGAAGCGCTCTCGGATGATGTGCTCGCCTCCGACCAACTCAGCTACAACAAGGTGTCGGAGATTGGCACCTGGCGGCGCATCGACGGCTTCAACTTTCCCTGGTGGCTCCCCGAGGCGGAGGAGACGGCCTTCCGGCAGATGTCAAAGTACGGTCGCTACGTGCGCCTGTGGAAGGAAATGACCCTGCGCTGCCGCGCGCTCGGTAAAACGCTCCCGCCGGAGCGTTACTACGAGGTCAAGTACGACGAGTTCGTCAAGGAACCCGTCGCGCAGGGCAACCGCATCCGCGAATTTCTCGGTCATCCCGACTCGGCCCAGTTCCAGAAGCGCCTGAACAAGGCCTTTACGAAATCGACCGGCATCTCCGGTCGTAACCAGCCGCCGGAGCAACTGGCCGAGGCACTCGCCATCGCCGGGGACCTGCTGGCCGAGCTTGGCTACTGCGAGCCGGACGGACAGGTGGGAGCCTGA